A single genomic interval of Streptomyces graminofaciens harbors:
- a CDS encoding LolA family protein, with protein MAPYETDDSAAVAAAEVDEARAMRRRKAARYVVPVTVVGLAAATIGLVPAFAGSGDPDLPKISAQELIEKIAASDVQQISGTVKISTDLGLPDLGGLASSLGSAQGGDGASADPSSKLLELASGTHTLRIAADGPDKQKLSLLDEAAEYSVIHNGDDVWAYDSASNEVFHSTDAKSEEGKGHKGSPEEMADDVTPQKLAEEALKAVDDTTSVTVDGTAQVAGRDAYRLVIEPKQSGSTVGAISIAVDAKTGLPLKFTLTPTSGGSAVVDAGFTKVDFSAPSAATFDFTPPKGAKVTEEEDAVEKSGHHDNKSDGFHDSATKGQEEEFADGLGGPGGLKTIGKGWTSIATFDSGSEGGVPTEGTGDGRVDGFLNSLGDQVKGDFGSGTVFSTRLINVLFTEDGKVYAGAVTKGALVKAANAAE; from the coding sequence ATGGCACCGTACGAAACCGACGACAGCGCGGCCGTCGCCGCGGCCGAAGTCGACGAGGCGCGGGCGATGCGGCGACGCAAGGCCGCGCGGTACGTCGTTCCGGTCACCGTGGTGGGCTTGGCCGCGGCGACCATCGGGCTCGTCCCGGCCTTCGCCGGCTCCGGTGACCCCGATCTGCCGAAGATCAGCGCGCAGGAACTCATCGAGAAGATCGCCGCCTCGGACGTACAGCAGATCTCCGGGACGGTGAAGATCAGCACGGATCTCGGCCTGCCCGACCTGGGCGGTCTGGCGAGCAGCCTCGGGTCGGCACAGGGCGGCGACGGCGCGTCCGCCGACCCCTCGTCCAAGCTGCTCGAACTCGCCTCCGGTACCCACACGTTGCGGATCGCCGCCGACGGGCCGGACAAGCAGAAGCTGTCACTGCTCGACGAGGCCGCCGAGTACAGCGTCATCCACAACGGCGACGACGTATGGGCGTACGACAGCGCCTCGAACGAGGTGTTCCACTCCACCGACGCCAAGTCCGAGGAGGGGAAGGGGCACAAGGGGAGCCCCGAGGAGATGGCTGACGACGTCACTCCGCAGAAGCTTGCCGAAGAGGCGCTCAAAGCCGTCGACGACACCACCTCCGTGACCGTGGACGGGACCGCGCAGGTCGCCGGGCGGGACGCGTACAGGCTGGTCATCGAACCGAAGCAGTCCGGTTCCACGGTCGGCGCGATCTCGATCGCCGTCGACGCCAAGACGGGGCTGCCGCTGAAGTTCACGCTGACCCCGACGAGCGGCGGCTCGGCCGTCGTGGACGCCGGCTTCACGAAGGTCGACTTCTCCGCGCCCAGCGCCGCCACCTTCGACTTCACACCCCCCAAGGGCGCGAAGGTCACCGAGGAGGAGGACGCGGTCGAGAAGTCCGGCCACCACGACAACAAGAGCGACGGCTTCCACGACTCCGCCACGAAGGGGCAGGAGGAGGAGTTCGCCGACGGGCTCGGCGGGCCCGGCGGGCTGAAGACCATCGGCAAGGGCTGGACCTCCATCGCCACGTTCGACAGCGGCAGCGAGGGCGGCGTGCCCACCGAGGGCACCGGCGACGGCCGCGTCGACGGCTTCCTGAACTCCCTCGGCGACCAGGTCAAGGGCGACTTCGGCTCCGGCACGGTCTTCTCGACCCGGCTGATCAACGTCCTCTTCACCGAGGACGGCAAGGTGTACGCCGGCGCGGTCACCAAGGGCGCGCTGGTGAAGGCGGCGAACGCGGCCGAGTAG
- a CDS encoding FAD-dependent oxidoreductase, whose product MIQPVAVIGAGPFGLSTAAHLRARGIPVRVFGEPMVSWRDNMPAGMLLKSTPAASGIDAPQRGNTLADYCDAAGIPRLVTDEDIIPVETFIAYGEWFQQRLVPELERVRVVSVDRGRTEGAGFELKLDSGELFTARAVVVASGLFGLAHLPGELAGAAVDGPTPTGPVSHSSQHHDLARFAGKDLIVVGAGQSALETAVLAAEAGAKVRVVARGRGAVDFGAPPWKQPRLRPESPFGRAWSLYALSYYPQPYRHLPEATRHYLVRRVLGPLGAWWLRERFQRHVQVREVARVVRAGVVDGRPLLTVRSHQGRMEELSADHVIAATGYRVDLGAMGFLGHELRTELAVSRGTPRLGAGFRSSMAGLYFTGLPAAASYGPVMRFVCGTGFASPRLARHLAAAHG is encoded by the coding sequence GTGATTCAACCGGTAGCAGTCATCGGTGCCGGGCCGTTCGGTCTGTCCACCGCCGCGCATCTGCGCGCGCGGGGCATTCCGGTACGTGTCTTCGGCGAACCCATGGTGAGCTGGCGCGACAACATGCCCGCCGGGATGCTCCTGAAATCAACCCCGGCAGCGTCCGGCATCGACGCCCCGCAACGCGGAAACACCCTGGCCGACTACTGCGACGCGGCGGGCATACCGCGCCTGGTGACCGACGAGGACATCATCCCCGTCGAGACGTTCATCGCCTACGGGGAGTGGTTCCAGCAGCGGCTCGTGCCCGAGCTGGAGCGGGTGCGGGTCGTCTCCGTGGACCGCGGTCGTACTGAAGGTGCCGGATTCGAACTGAAGCTGGACTCGGGCGAGTTGTTCACCGCGCGGGCCGTCGTCGTGGCCAGTGGGCTCTTCGGGCTCGCCCACCTTCCGGGTGAACTCGCGGGGGCCGCCGTCGACGGACCCACCCCCACCGGGCCCGTCTCGCACAGCTCCCAGCACCACGACCTCGCCCGGTTCGCCGGCAAGGATCTGATCGTCGTCGGCGCGGGCCAGTCCGCCCTGGAGACCGCGGTACTGGCGGCCGAGGCCGGCGCCAAGGTGCGCGTGGTGGCGCGCGGCCGGGGCGCGGTGGACTTCGGCGCGCCCCCGTGGAAGCAGCCCCGGCTGCGCCCCGAGTCCCCCTTCGGCCGCGCCTGGTCGCTGTACGCGCTCAGCTACTACCCGCAGCCGTACCGCCACCTGCCCGAAGCCACCCGGCACTACCTGGTCCGCCGGGTGCTCGGCCCGCTCGGCGCGTGGTGGCTGCGCGAGCGGTTCCAACGCCACGTCCAGGTACGGGAGGTGGCGCGGGTCGTGCGGGCCGGTGTCGTCGACGGGCGTCCGCTGCTCACCGTGCGGAGCCACCAGGGCCGCATGGAGGAGCTGTCCGCCGATCACGTCATCGCGGCCACGGGGTATCGCGTCGACCTCGGCGCGATGGGCTTCCTCGGGCACGAGCTGCGTACGGAGCTTGCGGTGAGCCGGGGGACGCCGAGGCTGGGTGCGGGATTCCGGTCCTCCATGGCGGGGTTGTACTTCACGGGGTTGCCCGCGGCGGCGTCGTACGGGCCGGTGATGCGGTTCGTGTGTGGGACGGGGTTCGCTTCGCCGCGGTTGGCTCGGCACTTGGCCGCCGCGCATGGGTGA
- a CDS encoding glycosyltransferase family 4 protein, translating to MPDEQRQKILVLCDESGMGKGGVPVFNQQISVALAAQGHDVTLLTVKPVESEHDGVTLRTTAPLPDHVEGRDWLKQQCATRNPAELGLPDPRQQQFDLIIGHSRFSGPAAVAMRDAWYPEARVAHFLHTSPERLPQVKYADNPAKAAEKGSEHSGIERVVMARVDLVVGVGPLLTDEAKRLAAKNERVPSAHELVPGTRIEPLVQRNPQQQEGPLQLLALGRAGDPLKGFEDAARAVKLLNDQGVAVHLTVRGAPEHLVPGLQQQLSDLSGGHVTLRPFSDKPDAIANDIRNADAVVMPSKHEGFGLVATEALGHGVPVLVNEESGAARFLKDANRVPAELSASSVVPEPANPAHRVKAWAAAIHQLKEQLPQRVEQAGRLREFLKSYSWENAATALAEAASTAPVPGTGPTAAQQARATVQGPQGTVVQTSQSATQSPGSPAQGPQSPLAKAAALTSRGRSGTGGAAQGGGSGTQGPAQQRSAPAARPQVPQPPKPQGGGPSR from the coding sequence GTGCCGGACGAACAGCGTCAGAAGATCCTCGTGCTCTGCGACGAGAGCGGCATGGGCAAGGGCGGCGTGCCGGTGTTCAACCAGCAGATCAGTGTCGCCCTCGCCGCGCAGGGACACGATGTCACCCTGCTGACCGTCAAGCCGGTGGAGAGCGAGCACGACGGTGTGACGCTGCGGACCACGGCTCCGCTCCCGGACCACGTCGAGGGGCGCGACTGGCTGAAGCAGCAGTGCGCGACCCGGAATCCGGCGGAGCTGGGCCTGCCGGACCCGCGGCAGCAGCAGTTCGACCTGATCATCGGCCACTCGCGGTTCTCGGGTCCGGCGGCGGTGGCGATGCGGGACGCCTGGTATCCCGAGGCCCGGGTCGCCCACTTCCTGCACACGAGCCCCGAGCGGCTGCCCCAGGTCAAGTACGCCGACAACCCCGCCAAGGCCGCCGAGAAGGGCTCCGAGCACTCCGGGATCGAGCGGGTGGTGATGGCCCGTGTCGACCTGGTCGTGGGGGTGGGGCCGCTGCTGACGGACGAGGCCAAACGGCTGGCGGCGAAGAACGAGCGGGTGCCGAGCGCGCACGAACTCGTCCCCGGCACCAGGATCGAGCCGTTGGTCCAGCGGAACCCGCAGCAGCAGGAGGGGCCTCTTCAGCTGCTGGCCCTGGGGCGCGCGGGCGACCCCCTGAAGGGGTTCGAGGACGCGGCCCGTGCCGTGAAGCTGCTCAACGACCAGGGCGTCGCCGTGCACCTCACGGTCCGTGGCGCGCCGGAGCATCTGGTGCCCGGTCTCCAGCAGCAGCTCAGCGACCTCAGCGGCGGGCATGTCACCCTCCGGCCGTTCTCCGACAAGCCGGACGCGATCGCGAACGACATCAGGAACGCGGACGCCGTCGTCATGCCCTCCAAGCACGAGGGCTTCGGCCTTGTCGCCACGGAGGCGCTGGGCCACGGTGTGCCCGTGCTCGTCAACGAGGAGAGCGGTGCCGCCCGTTTCCTCAAGGACGCGAACCGGGTCCCCGCGGAGCTGAGCGCCTCGTCCGTCGTCCCCGAGCCCGCCAACCCTGCCCACCGGGTCAAGGCGTGGGCCGCCGCCATCCACCAGCTGAAGGAGCAGCTGCCGCAGCGCGTCGAACAGGCCGGTCGGCTGCGTGAGTTCCTGAAGTCCTACAGCTGGGAGAACGCGGCGACCGCCCTGGCCGAGGCGGCGTCCACGGCCCCCGTGCCGGGCACCGGCCCGACGGCCGCGCAGCAGGCCCGGGCGACCGTGCAGGGGCCGCAGGGCACGGTCGTACAGACGTCTCAGTCAGCCACGCAGTCGCCGGGGTCCCCGGCCCAGGGCCCGCAGTCCCCGCTGGCCAAGGCGGCCGCGCTGACCTCACGGGGGCGGAGCGGCACGGGTGGTGCCGCGCAGGGCGGCGGCTCGGGCACGCAGGGCCCGGCGCAGCAGCGGTCCGCGCCCGCCGCCCGGCCGCAGGTCCCGCAGCCGCCGAAGCCGCAGGGCGGTGGGCCGTCCCGCTGA
- a CDS encoding DUF4913 domain-containing protein: MTFAPEQQPAAPPFILYLDGEEYAEEMRSLALWVGDLLLPVYGREVTSQQPWCPRWWEHLEAVARLHGLWLAWQELTDPAAGPSGPAVWHRDHLGPVLMELRSPTGPFAGCKQGGHRAKPAPVVEAYDG; encoded by the coding sequence ATGACCTTCGCGCCCGAACAGCAGCCCGCCGCCCCGCCGTTCATCCTGTATCTCGACGGCGAGGAGTACGCCGAGGAGATGCGGAGCCTGGCGCTCTGGGTCGGCGATCTGCTCCTGCCGGTGTACGGCCGCGAGGTCACCTCCCAGCAGCCCTGGTGCCCGCGCTGGTGGGAGCACCTGGAGGCGGTGGCCCGGCTGCACGGGCTGTGGCTGGCCTGGCAGGAGCTGACGGACCCGGCGGCGGGGCCGTCAGGACCCGCCGTCTGGCACCGCGACCACCTCGGTCCCGTACTCATGGAACTCCGCTCCCCCACCGGCCCCTTCGCGGGCTGCAAGCAAGGCGGCCATCGGGCGAAGCCCGCGCCGGTGGTCGAGGCCTACGACGGCTGA
- a CDS encoding ATP-grasp domain-containing protein has product MARKSGNGPIPVDRDVPGLIVKFGGYPLHHGGVGAIRSLGRLGVPMYAITEDRYTPAAVSRYLRRAFVWPTTGTEEPEELVEGLLRIGRSIGRPTVLVPTDEEAAVLIAEHQGELAERFLFPRVDAELPRRLASKQGLHELCAEHGIPSPAAAFPQSYEEIERFAERARFPLVAKNREAFERRRRPAVNGTTRIATREGLLRLARDWGERPGVILQDYLPREDAEDWIVHAYFDAHSMPRALFTGVKVRSWPPHAGMTANAYIVDNPELADLAARFIKQIGFSGVVDLDLRFDRRDGQYKLLDFNPRMGAQFRLFESEAGIDVVRAMHLDLTGRSVPEGEQLTGRRYIVENIDLPALLAYRRSGYTTPHAPAHASGTELAWLAGDDPLPFLTMLARFVRPGANHLCQLWRTSRRGSTHVRPPVGN; this is encoded by the coding sequence GTGGCCAGGAAGTCCGGGAACGGGCCGATCCCTGTGGATCGGGATGTTCCGGGGCTCATCGTCAAGTTCGGCGGCTATCCGCTGCACCACGGCGGGGTCGGTGCGATCCGCAGTCTCGGGCGCCTTGGTGTGCCCATGTACGCGATCACGGAGGACCGGTACACGCCGGCCGCCGTCTCCCGCTATCTGCGGCGGGCGTTCGTGTGGCCGACCACGGGCACCGAGGAGCCCGAGGAGCTGGTGGAGGGGCTGCTGCGGATCGGGCGGTCCATCGGACGGCCGACCGTGCTCGTGCCCACCGACGAAGAGGCCGCCGTTCTCATCGCCGAGCATCAGGGGGAGTTGGCCGAGCGGTTCCTGTTCCCGCGCGTCGACGCCGAACTGCCCCGGCGGCTCGCCAGCAAGCAGGGGCTGCACGAACTGTGCGCCGAGCACGGGATACCCAGCCCGGCGGCGGCCTTTCCGCAGTCGTACGAGGAGATCGAGCGGTTCGCCGAGCGTGCGCGTTTCCCGCTGGTGGCCAAGAACCGGGAGGCCTTCGAACGGCGCAGGCGGCCCGCTGTCAACGGCACCACGCGCATCGCCACGCGGGAGGGGCTGTTGCGGCTCGCCCGGGACTGGGGTGAGCGGCCGGGGGTGATCCTCCAGGACTATCTGCCCCGGGAGGACGCCGAGGACTGGATCGTGCACGCCTACTTCGACGCGCACTCCATGCCGCGCGCGTTGTTCACCGGGGTGAAGGTGCGGTCGTGGCCGCCGCACGCGGGCATGACGGCGAATGCCTACATAGTCGACAATCCGGAACTCGCTGACCTGGCCGCACGTTTCATCAAACAGATCGGCTTCAGTGGCGTCGTCGATCTGGATCTGCGCTTCGACAGAAGGGACGGGCAGTACAAGCTCCTTGACTTCAATCCGCGGATGGGCGCGCAGTTCCGGCTCTTCGAGAGTGAGGCCGGGATCGATGTCGTGCGTGCCATGCATCTCGATCTGACCGGGCGTTCGGTGCCGGAGGGGGAGCAGCTCACCGGGCGTCGTTACATCGTGGAGAACATCGACCTGCCGGCCCTGCTCGCCTACCGGCGCAGCGGGTACACCACACCGCACGCGCCCGCCCACGCGAGCGGTACGGAGCTGGCCTGGCTCGCGGGTGACGACCCGCTGCCGTTCCTCACGATGCTCGCGCGCTTCGTGCGACCGGGCGCAAATCACCTCTGTCAGCTGTGGCGGACCAGCCGCCGCGGCAGCACTCATGTCCGCCCGCCGGTGGGCAACTGA
- a CDS encoding transglycosylase SLT domain-containing protein, which yields MPGRGKHRRPRTNPLTRGVVAAGTGGVALALPLTAATTASAAQPTQATAASIQSAARSAVQSAPTAIQVMPRTYTVVRGDTLSSIAHRYDTRGGWRQLYQDNRKAIGSNPRLIRPGLKLSLKTAKAKATKTTTATTATTTRSATTSASTGAVKATPASVTTYPNNLDGWIRESLDIMARNGIPGSYDGIYRNVMRESSGNPQAINNWDSNAAAGTPSKGLLQVIDPTFAAYHVAGTADDPFDPVANITAACNYAAARYGSIDNVFGAY from the coding sequence ATGCCCGGACGAGGCAAACACCGCCGCCCCAGAACCAACCCGCTCACCCGTGGCGTGGTCGCCGCCGGCACGGGAGGGGTGGCACTCGCCCTCCCGCTCACCGCCGCGACGACCGCGAGCGCCGCCCAGCCGACCCAGGCGACCGCCGCCTCCATCCAGTCGGCCGCACGGTCCGCCGTCCAGTCGGCGCCGACGGCCATACAGGTCATGCCGCGCACGTACACCGTGGTCCGCGGCGACACCCTGTCCTCCATCGCCCACCGGTACGACACGAGGGGCGGCTGGCGACAGCTCTACCAGGACAACCGCAAGGCCATCGGGAGCAACCCGCGGCTGATCCGCCCGGGCCTGAAGCTGTCGCTGAAGACGGCGAAGGCGAAGGCGACGAAGACGACGACGGCGACGACGGCGACGACGACCAGGAGCGCCACCACCTCCGCGTCGACCGGGGCGGTCAAGGCGACCCCCGCGTCCGTCACGACGTACCCGAACAACCTGGACGGCTGGATCCGCGAGTCGCTGGACATCATGGCGCGGAACGGGATCCCCGGGTCCTACGACGGGATCTACCGCAACGTCATGCGGGAGTCGTCGGGCAACCCGCAGGCCATCAACAACTGGGACTCCAACGCCGCCGCGGGCACCCCGTCGAAGGGGCTCCTGCAGGTCATCGACCCGACCTTCGCCGCGTACCACGTGGCGGGCACGGCGGACGACCCCTTCGACCCCGTCGCGAACATCACGGCGGCGTGCAACTACGCCGCCGCGCGCTACGGCTCGATCGACAACGTGTTCGGGGCGTACTAG
- a CDS encoding HAD family hydrolase, protein MAAPTAYSLIATDLDGTLLRSDDTLSDRSLAALARATGAGAQHLVVTGRPAPRVRPLLEDLGSRGLAVCGQGAQLYDVGADRLLWSVTLDRELAETALGKIEAEVGQVYAAVDQDGVDGLTLIEPGYLMPHPTLPAVRVPRRDDLWCEPISKVLLRHPYLSDDELASAARMAVGSLATVTMSGPGTVELQPCGITKATGLALAAEHLGLTPEVTIAFGDMPNDIPMFDWAAHGVAMANAHPELKTVADEVTLSNEEDGIAVVLERLFP, encoded by the coding sequence ATGGCCGCTCCCACCGCATATTCGCTCATCGCCACCGACCTGGACGGAACGCTCCTGCGCAGTGACGACACGCTCTCCGACCGGTCCCTCGCCGCGCTGGCGCGGGCCACGGGGGCCGGTGCTCAGCACCTCGTGGTGACGGGGCGGCCGGCGCCGAGAGTGCGACCGCTGCTGGAGGACCTCGGCAGCAGGGGGCTCGCGGTGTGCGGACAGGGCGCGCAGTTGTACGACGTCGGCGCGGACCGGCTGCTCTGGTCCGTCACCCTCGACCGGGAGCTGGCCGAGACCGCGCTCGGCAAGATCGAGGCGGAGGTCGGACAGGTGTACGCCGCCGTCGACCAGGACGGGGTCGACGGCCTGACCCTGATCGAGCCGGGCTACCTCATGCCGCACCCCACGCTGCCCGCCGTCCGCGTGCCGCGCCGGGACGACCTGTGGTGCGAGCCCATCAGCAAGGTGCTGCTGCGCCATCCCTATCTGTCCGACGACGAGTTGGCGTCGGCGGCACGCATGGCGGTCGGTTCGCTGGCGACGGTCACCATGTCGGGGCCCGGCACGGTCGAGCTCCAGCCGTGCGGCATCACCAAGGCCACCGGCCTCGCGCTCGCCGCCGAGCACCTCGGGCTGACCCCGGAGGTGACCATCGCCTTCGGGGACATGCCCAACGACATCCCCATGTTCGACTGGGCCGCCCACGGAGTCGCCATGGCCAACGCCCACCCCGAGCTCAAGACCGTCGCCGACGAGGTGACCCTCTCGAACGAGGAGGACGGGATCGCGGTGGTGCTGGAACGCCTGTTCCCCTGA
- a CDS encoding polyprenyl synthetase family protein, with the protein MTVVEPFGLSARDQALEADVQAGLAAVEEGLLEATKSEVPFIQEAAQHLLRAGGKRFRPQLVMLAAQFGDPYAPGVVPSAVVVELTHLATLYHDDVMDEADVRRGVPSANARWGNSLAVLTGDFLFARASHVLADLGPDAVRIQAEAFERLVTGQILETAGPRDGRDPIDHYLDVLGGKTGSLVAVAGRLGAMTAGADETVVDVLTQYGERLGVAFQLADDVLDIASDSHESGKTPGTDLREGVPTMPVLRLRERAERLGVAEDVALCELLDSDLSDDARHAEALARLRVHPALEQARRDTVRYAEEARGVLAPLPECGAKAALVELCDAVVHRAG; encoded by the coding sequence GTGACCGTCGTCGAGCCGTTTGGGCTGAGCGCGCGGGACCAGGCTCTCGAAGCCGATGTCCAGGCCGGACTGGCGGCCGTCGAGGAGGGTCTGCTCGAGGCCACCAAGAGCGAGGTCCCCTTCATCCAGGAGGCCGCCCAGCATCTGCTGCGCGCGGGCGGCAAGCGGTTCCGGCCGCAGCTGGTGATGCTCGCCGCGCAGTTCGGTGACCCGTACGCGCCGGGTGTCGTCCCCTCGGCGGTGGTGGTCGAGCTGACGCATCTCGCCACGCTGTACCACGACGACGTGATGGACGAGGCCGACGTGCGCCGGGGCGTGCCGAGTGCGAACGCGCGCTGGGGCAACTCGCTGGCCGTGCTGACCGGGGACTTCCTGTTCGCCCGGGCCTCGCACGTCCTCGCCGACCTCGGGCCCGACGCCGTCCGCATCCAGGCCGAGGCCTTCGAGCGGCTCGTCACCGGGCAGATCCTGGAGACCGCCGGACCGCGCGACGGGCGCGACCCGATCGACCACTACCTCGATGTGCTCGGCGGCAAGACCGGGTCGCTGGTGGCCGTGGCCGGGCGGCTCGGCGCGATGACGGCCGGCGCGGACGAGACCGTGGTCGACGTGCTCACGCAGTACGGCGAGCGGCTCGGGGTCGCCTTCCAGCTCGCGGACGATGTGCTCGACATCGCGTCCGACTCCCACGAGTCCGGGAAGACGCCGGGGACGGATCTGCGCGAGGGTGTGCCGACCATGCCGGTGCTGCGGCTGCGGGAGCGGGCGGAGCGGTTGGGGGTGGCGGAGGACGTCGCGCTCTGCGAGCTGCTGGACTCCGATCTGAGCGATGACGCGCGGCACGCGGAGGCGTTGGCCCGGCTGCGGGTGCATCCTGCGCTGGAGCAGGCTCGGCGGGACACCGTTCGGTATGCCGAGGAGGCGCGGGGGGTGTTGGCGCCGTTGCCCGAGTGCGGGGCGAAGGCGGCGTTGGTGGAGCTTTGTGATGCGGTGGTGCATCGGGCCGGGTGA
- a CDS encoding ABC transporter ATP-binding protein, translating to MEELSTADPDTAVIATRALTKRYRGGQLAVDGLDLTVPAGSVFGFLGPNGSGKTTTIRMLMGLIEPTSGTARVLGQPMPRASRTVLPQVGALIEGPALYGFLSGRDNLLRYDAADPTADPRTRRTRVAAALDRVGLTAAGGKKAKAYSLGMKQRLGLAAALLQPRRLLVLDEPTNGLDPQGMREIRTLVRELASDGTTVFLSSHLLDEIEQVCTHVAVMAQGRLITQGPVADLAAGTRGRLVVTTPDTADAARVLKEQGVGDVVVAETAEGAEGRVTGEAPPPERELAELVGALVEAGIRVRGFGLERASLEDAFVALTGEGFDVAG from the coding sequence ATGGAGGAACTGTCCACCGCGGACCCGGACACGGCGGTGATCGCCACCCGCGCGCTCACCAAGCGCTACCGCGGTGGGCAGCTCGCCGTGGACGGGCTCGATCTGACCGTCCCGGCGGGCAGCGTCTTCGGCTTCCTCGGGCCCAACGGCTCAGGAAAGACCACCACCATCCGCATGCTGATGGGCCTGATCGAGCCGACGTCGGGCACGGCACGCGTGCTCGGACAGCCGATGCCGCGCGCCTCCCGGACCGTACTGCCGCAGGTGGGCGCCCTCATCGAGGGCCCCGCCCTGTACGGCTTCCTCTCCGGCCGCGACAACCTGCTGCGCTACGACGCCGCCGACCCGACCGCCGACCCGCGCACCCGGCGTACGCGCGTCGCGGCCGCGCTGGACCGGGTCGGGCTGACGGCGGCCGGCGGCAAGAAGGCGAAGGCGTACTCGCTGGGCATGAAGCAGCGGCTCGGGCTGGCGGCGGCGCTGCTCCAGCCCCGTCGGCTGCTGGTCCTCGACGAGCCGACGAACGGCCTCGACCCGCAGGGCATGCGGGAGATCCGCACCCTGGTGAGGGAGTTGGCGTCCGACGGGACCACCGTCTTCCTCTCCTCGCACCTGCTCGACGAGATCGAGCAGGTGTGCACCCATGTCGCCGTCATGGCGCAGGGGCGGCTGATCACTCAGGGCCCGGTGGCCGACCTGGCGGCCGGCACGCGTGGCCGGCTCGTCGTCACCACGCCCGACACGGCGGACGCGGCCCGGGTGCTCAAGGAGCAGGGCGTCGGCGATGTCGTGGTCGCGGAGACGGCGGAAGGCGCCGAGGGCCGGGTGACGGGGGAGGCCCCGCCGCCCGAGCGGGAACTCGCCGAGCTGGTCGGAGCGTTGGTCGAGGCGGGGATCCGTGTGCGCGGATTCGGACTGGAACGGGCCTCGCTGGAGGACGCGTTCGTGGCGCTGACGGGGGAGGGATTCGATGTCGCGGGCTGA
- a CDS encoding ABC transporter permease codes for MSRAEVADVRAPAAVATRAPSPLWTFGLFRSELVTTFRRWRTLALLAVLAAVPILVGIAVRIETGDGGGGGGPGGGGGGGGEGPAFMAQITNNGLFLVFTALAATLPFFLPMAIGVIAGDAIAGEANAGTLRYLLVAPAGRTRLLLVKYATTMTFCLVATLVVAASALAVGALLFPLGDLTTISGTRISFAEGLLRALLIALVVAASLIGIAALGLFISTLTNSGVAAMATTVGLLITVQILDQIPQLDALHPYFFSHYWLSFADLMREPVYWDDLRRNLGLQALYAAVFGSAAWARFTAKDVTA; via the coding sequence ATGTCGCGGGCTGAGGTCGCGGATGTACGTGCCCCTGCCGCCGTGGCCACGCGCGCGCCGAGCCCGCTCTGGACGTTCGGCCTGTTCCGCAGCGAGCTGGTCACCACGTTCCGGCGCTGGCGCACCCTCGCACTGCTGGCCGTGCTCGCGGCCGTACCGATCCTCGTCGGGATCGCCGTCAGGATCGAGACGGGTGACGGGGGCGGGGGCGGCGGCCCGGGTGGCGGAGGCGGCGGAGGCGGCGAAGGACCCGCGTTCATGGCGCAGATCACCAACAACGGGCTGTTCCTGGTGTTCACGGCGCTGGCCGCGACGCTCCCCTTCTTCCTCCCGATGGCCATCGGCGTGATCGCGGGCGACGCGATAGCGGGGGAGGCGAACGCGGGCACGCTGCGCTATCTGCTGGTGGCCCCGGCGGGCCGCACCCGCCTGCTGCTCGTCAAGTACGCGACCACGATGACGTTCTGCCTCGTCGCCACCCTCGTCGTGGCGGCCTCCGCGCTCGCCGTGGGGGCGCTGCTGTTCCCCCTGGGCGATCTGACCACGATCTCCGGCACCCGCATCAGCTTCGCCGAGGGACTGCTGCGGGCGCTGCTGATCGCGCTGGTCGTGGCCGCGTCACTGATCGGGATCGCGGCCCTCGGCCTGTTCATATCGACGCTCACCAACAGCGGCGTCGCGGCGATGGCGACCACGGTCGGGCTGCTCATCACCGTCCAGATCCTCGACCAGATACCCCAGCTCGACGCCCTCCACCCGTACTTCTTCTCCCACTACTGGCTCTCCTTCGCCGACCTGATGCGCGAGCCGGTCTACTGGGACGACCTCCGGCGCAACCTCGGCCTCCAGGCCCTGTACGCGGCGGTGTTCGGCTCGGCGGCGTGGGCGAGGTTCACGGCGAAGGACGTCACGGCGTAG